A genomic region of Maniola hyperantus chromosome 5, iAphHyp1.2, whole genome shotgun sequence contains the following coding sequences:
- the LOC117982171 gene encoding very long chain fatty acid elongase 7-like gives MSYLEKMDRYLDSLKIGKSALVDSWFMMSSPVPIMLVVVLYLLFIRIGPRFMKNRPPLRITRLISYYNASQVVLATMICVKVFKLNLFRDGILYAGCRYPSNTQNPMLLDLGWWYFFAKFTELLDTVFFVLRKKDKQLTFLHVYHHVIMALYSWSYLKFAAGGEGAILALLNSVVHVVMYTYYLLSGLGPRFQKYLWWKKYVTKMQLMQFALMLSYCAWTHYTPRCQYAAGFTYFISINVTIFLLLFLNFYAKNYKNRMEAKKENESVQNGFSNSNVNHKFNGVSDSNNHNHKANGVSEKCEKNECHETNGKTNIEEIPCEVNKACGDYIKDGKVFLTRRTAKAAYGPEYDFDSIIKK, from the exons ATGAGTTATTTGGAAAAAATGGACCGGTATCTGGACTCGTTGAAAATTGGCAAAA GCGCATTAGTGGACTCTTGGTTCATGATGTCGAGTCCCGTACCCATCATGTTAGTCGTGGTGCTGTACTTGCTCTTCATCAGAATCGGCCCTCGCTTCATGAAGAACCGGCCTCCACTGCGGATCACCAGGCTGATTAGTTACTACAACGCCTCGCAAGTTGTCCTGGCCACTATGATTTGTGTTAAG gtgTTTAAATTGAATCTCTTTCGAGATGGGATACTGTATGCAGGGTGTCGATATCCGTCCAATACGCAAAATCCAATG TTATTAGACTTAGGCTGGTGGTACTTCTTCGCAAAATTTACGGAACTGCTCGATACAGTCTTCTTTGTGCTTCGGAAGAAAGACAAGCAG CTAACATTTCTCCACGTCTACCACCACGTGATCATGGCTCTGTACTCGTGGAGCTACCTGAAGTTCGCGGCAGGTGGGGAGGGCGCTATACTCGCACTGCTCAACTCGGTCGTCCACGTTGTCATGTACACGTACTACTTGCTGTCTGGCTTGGGGCCAAGGTTCCAGAAGTATTTGTGGTGGAAGAAATACGTCACTAAGATGCAACTG ATGCAGTTCGCTTTGATGCTATCATATTGCGCCTGGACTCACTACACGCCGAGATGCCAATACGCTGCCGGATTCACCTACTTCATCTCCATAAACGTCACTATATTCCTCCTTCTCTTCCTGAACTTCTACGCCAAAAACTACAAGAACAGAATGGAAGCCAAGAAAGAAAACGAGTCAGTCCAAAACGGTTTCTCCAACTCTAATGTTAATCACAAATTCAATGGAGTTTCCGACTCTAACAACCATAACCATAAAGCAAATGGAGTATCAGAGAAATGTGAGAAAAATGAATGCCATGAAACTAATGGTAAAACGAACATAGAAGAAATACCATGTGAAGTCAACAAAGCTTGTGGTGATTATATTAAAGATGGTAAAGTCTTCCTTACAAGGCGTACAGCTAAAGCCGCCTATGGACCAGAGTATGACTTTGATAGCATAATAAAGAAATGA
- the LOC117982608 gene encoding uncharacterized protein: MHCYICVTYLMIIATAHPPKHREVSKSFEKRSIFNDVIQSLRIRSQLPEDLNLNDENNIGQNDDRYEYDNEPLQLPSDIEFMPRRNDRIEMPTLKYRFPKSLMINSSDENIDSPKKEVVIYINTPTEYNDLKTTTLKPKKQKRPTLTANKNKVAIKNTGESESETDVETSDKPFVNTMAGQSQIGNRESQTVVKPTVIVNFRGTVTHRESDIKLEKRKSKNETLIPHNIFNIKQEINLERHDDRLEDIQKVPSKVKQNVKIVSNNDKAGIEEDMMMCETASWKEKEGNDHTDRKRDVLQILVSI; the protein is encoded by the coding sequence ATGCATTGCTACATTTGTGTCACATATCTAATGATCATAGCGACCGCTCACCCGCCGAAACATCGAGAAGTTTCCAAATCATTCGAGAAACGGTCCATATTCAACGACGTAATCCAGTCTCTCAGAATCAGATCACAACTACCCGAAGATTTAAACTTGAATGACGAAAACAATATAGGACAAAACGACGACAGATACGAATATGATAATGAGCCACTTCAATTACCAAGCGACATTGAATTTATGCCTCGAAGAAATGACAGAATAGAAATGCCAACACTCAAATATCGTTTTCCAAAAAGTCTCATGATTAATAGCAGCGATGAAAATATCGACAGTCCTAAAAAAGAAGTAGTGATATACATAAACACTCCAACAGAGTACAACGATTTAAAGACAACAACGCTTAAGCCAAAGAAACAAAAGCGTCCTACACTAactgcaaataaaaataaagtcgcAATAAAAAATACGGgtgaaagtgaaagtgaaaCAGATGTTGAAACATCAGATAAGCCCTTCGTGAACACTATGGCAGGTCAAAGTCAAATTGGCAACCGTGAATCCCAAACCGTAGTGAAGCCAACAGTGATCGTTAATTTCAGAGGAACAGTTACGCATAGAGAGAGTGATATTAAACTTGAAAAGCGTAAAAGTAAAAACGAAACATTGATACCGCACAACATTTTTAATATCAAACAGGAAATTAATCTTGAAAGACATGATGATAGACTAGAAGATATACAGAAAGTGCCTTCAAAAGTTAAACAGAACGTGAAAATTGTTTCGAATAATGATAAAGCCGGGATAGAAGAAGACATGATGATGTGTGAAACAGCATCTTGGAAGGAAAAGGAAGGTAATGACCACACTGATCGTAAGCGTGATGTTTTACAAATACTTGTATCAATTTAA